A single window of Candidatus Cloacimonadota bacterium DNA harbors:
- a CDS encoding aldehyde dehydrogenase family protein, translating into MQEIPKNLGIKKQNSGAYCGEWLDTRGEDIEVFSPIDDSLIAKVKSASEEDYEIISQKAQEAFKVWRMIPAPKRGEIIRQIGLELRKYKNELGQLVTIEMGKILTEGFGEVQEMIDIADFAVGLSRQLYGKTMQSERTNHRMYEQWHPLGVIGIISAFNFPVAVWSWNAFIAAVCGDTMIWKPSSTVPLTAIAVTKIAHKVLERNNAPKAIFNLVIGRGSTIGEKLINDKAISLTSATGSCQMGKKVHQAAAKRYGGVILELGGNNGIIVMEDANLELALKAVLFGAVGTAGQRCTTTRRVLLHEKIFDTFAERLKKAYSSVRIGNPLDENTLMGPLIDQSAVRVYIDALQRIKEQGGKIIYGGKVITENVLGECYVKPTIILAENDMPIVQEETFAPILYLIKIKNIDEAIKFHNDVPQGLSSAIFTNNLQYAEQFLSHSGSDCGIANVNIGTSGAEIGGAFGGEKETGGGREAGSDAWKAYMRRQTNTINWGKEMPLAQGVKFDV; encoded by the coding sequence ATGCAAGAAATACCAAAAAATCTCGGAATTAAAAAGCAAAATTCTGGAGCTTATTGCGGAGAATGGCTTGATACAAGAGGTGAGGATATCGAAGTATTCTCACCAATTGATGATTCCCTAATAGCAAAGGTTAAGTCAGCTTCAGAAGAAGATTATGAGATCATATCCCAAAAAGCACAAGAAGCCTTTAAAGTCTGGAGAATGATTCCTGCTCCAAAAAGAGGAGAAATAATCAGACAAATCGGTTTGGAGCTTAGAAAGTATAAGAATGAACTTGGCCAACTTGTTACTATTGAAATGGGAAAAATTCTTACAGAAGGTTTTGGTGAAGTTCAGGAAATGATTGATATAGCCGACTTTGCTGTTGGTCTTTCTCGCCAACTTTATGGGAAAACAATGCAATCGGAAAGGACGAATCATAGAATGTATGAACAATGGCATCCACTTGGAGTTATAGGAATTATTTCTGCATTTAATTTTCCAGTTGCTGTATGGTCATGGAATGCATTTATTGCAGCTGTTTGCGGCGATACAATGATATGGAAACCTTCATCAACAGTGCCTTTAACCGCGATTGCTGTTACAAAAATTGCCCATAAGGTACTTGAAAGAAATAATGCTCCAAAAGCAATTTTTAATCTTGTTATTGGTAGAGGAAGCACCATTGGAGAAAAACTTATAAATGACAAAGCTATCTCTCTTACTAGCGCAACAGGTAGTTGTCAGATGGGTAAAAAAGTTCATCAGGCAGCAGCAAAGAGATATGGTGGGGTTATACTTGAACTTGGAGGAAATAACGGAATTATTGTTATGGAAGATGCAAATCTTGAGCTTGCTCTTAAGGCTGTTTTGTTTGGTGCAGTTGGTACAGCAGGACAAAGATGCACAACTACTCGTAGGGTGTTGCTTCATGAAAAGATATTTGATACATTTGCTGAAAGGCTGAAGAAAGCTTATTCTTCTGTTAGAATCGGAAATCCACTTGATGAAAACACCTTAATGGGACCCCTGATTGATCAATCAGCAGTAAGAGTATATATTGATGCTTTACAACGAATTAAAGAACAAGGTGGAAAAATAATTTACGGTGGCAAAGTGATAACAGAAAATGTACTCGGTGAATGCTATGTTAAACCGACAATTATTTTGGCAGAAAATGATATGCCAATAGTTCAGGAAGAAACTTTCGCACCAATACTTTATTTGATAAAAATTAAAAATATTGATGAAGCTATTAAATTTCATAATGATGTTCCACAAGGACTTTCATCTGCGATATTTACAAATAATTTACAATACGCTGAGCAGTTTCTCAGCCATTCAGGTAGTGATTGTGGTATTGCAAATGTTAATATTGGCACAAGCGGAGCAGAGATTGGCGGTGCATTTGGTGGAGAAAAAGAAACTGGCGGTGGACGCGAAGCAGGCAGTGATGCCTGGAAAGCTTATATGCGGAGACAAACTAATACGATAAACTGGGGTAAAGAAATGCCTCTTGCTCAAGGTGTGAAATTTGATGTTTAA